In Stenotrophomonas sp. ESTM1D_MKCIP4_1, a single genomic region encodes these proteins:
- a CDS encoding M2 family metallopeptidase, whose translation MTHRHLLLASAIAAATLALVACKKEPSPGTEAATASAPAGETADQFVARINAEFKAAYPEMTSAQWLSSTYINSDSERIAAKANERSLTQLNSWIEQAAKFEGQPMSEDSKRAIHLLKLMSSMPAPRDAAKLAQLTQIATRMEGSYGAGKYCTDANDPNSCRQLGELEQVLARSRDYDKQLDAWQGWHSTTKSMRGDYQQFVSLVNEGAKGMGFTDAGQMWRSGYDMPPEQIGPETDRLWEQVKPMYEQLHCYARGKLDTTYGKDKAEVGNGLIAAHLLGNMWQQDWSNLWDQLEPYPGAGSLDITAALEKQYQSNLSAALDKAGRDAGVTARYKAQREAELRTAKQMTERAQDFYVSLGMPSLPQTYWERTQFIKPDDRDVVCHASAWDMNMEGDVRTKMCIKPNEENFTTIYHELGHLYYDLAYNPLPPLFQSGANDGFHEAIGDTIVLAMTPKYLSSIGLVDAPTESREAVINNQMRMALSGVSFLPFGLMIDRWRWGVFDGSITPDNYNKAWWDLKAKYQGVAPASTRGEEFFDPGAKYHVPGNTPYTRYFLARILQFQFYKGLCDAAGYKGPLHECTFYGNKVAGQKYWAMLSKGASQPWQATLKELTGSDKLDAGPMIEYFSPVNEWLKQQNQGQMCGWQASAAPAAK comes from the coding sequence GTGACTCACCGCCATCTCCTGCTGGCCTCGGCTATCGCAGCCGCCACGCTGGCCCTGGTCGCCTGCAAGAAGGAACCTTCGCCCGGCACCGAGGCCGCCACCGCCAGCGCCCCTGCCGGCGAGACCGCCGACCAGTTCGTCGCCCGCATCAACGCCGAATTCAAGGCCGCCTACCCGGAGATGACCTCGGCCCAGTGGCTGTCCTCCACCTACATCAACAGCGATTCCGAGCGGATCGCCGCCAAGGCCAACGAGCGTTCGCTGACCCAGCTCAACAGCTGGATCGAGCAGGCCGCGAAGTTCGAGGGCCAGCCGATGAGCGAGGACAGCAAGCGCGCCATCCACCTGCTGAAGCTGATGTCCTCGATGCCCGCACCGCGTGATGCGGCCAAGCTGGCCCAGCTGACCCAGATCGCCACCCGCATGGAAGGCAGCTACGGCGCAGGCAAGTACTGCACCGATGCCAACGATCCCAACTCCTGCCGCCAGCTGGGCGAGCTGGAACAGGTGCTGGCACGCAGCCGCGACTACGACAAGCAGCTCGATGCCTGGCAGGGCTGGCACAGCACCACCAAGAGCATGCGCGGCGACTACCAGCAGTTCGTCAGCCTGGTCAATGAAGGCGCCAAGGGCATGGGCTTCACCGATGCCGGGCAGATGTGGCGCAGCGGTTACGACATGCCGCCGGAGCAGATCGGGCCGGAAACCGACCGGCTGTGGGAACAGGTCAAGCCGATGTACGAGCAGCTGCACTGCTACGCACGCGGCAAGCTGGACACGACCTACGGCAAGGACAAGGCCGAAGTGGGCAACGGCCTGATCGCCGCGCACCTGCTGGGCAACATGTGGCAGCAGGACTGGTCCAACCTGTGGGACCAGCTGGAACCATACCCCGGTGCCGGCAGCCTGGACATCACGGCGGCGCTGGAAAAGCAGTACCAGTCCAACCTGAGCGCGGCGCTGGACAAGGCCGGCAGGGATGCCGGCGTGACCGCCCGATACAAGGCGCAGCGCGAGGCCGAACTGCGCACCGCCAAGCAGATGACCGAGCGCGCGCAGGACTTCTACGTGTCGCTGGGCATGCCCTCGCTGCCGCAGACGTACTGGGAACGCACCCAGTTCATCAAGCCCGATGACCGCGACGTGGTCTGCCACGCCAGTGCCTGGGACATGAACATGGAAGGCGACGTGCGCACCAAGATGTGCATCAAGCCGAACGAAGAGAACTTCACCACCATCTACCACGAGCTGGGCCACCTGTATTACGACCTGGCCTACAACCCGCTGCCGCCGCTGTTCCAGAGCGGTGCCAACGATGGCTTCCACGAAGCGATCGGCGACACCATCGTGCTGGCGATGACGCCCAAGTACCTCAGTTCGATCGGCCTGGTGGATGCGCCGACCGAAAGCCGCGAGGCGGTCATCAACAACCAGATGCGCATGGCCCTGTCGGGCGTCTCGTTCCTGCCGTTCGGGCTGATGATCGACCGCTGGCGCTGGGGTGTGTTCGATGGCTCGATCACCCCGGACAACTACAACAAGGCCTGGTGGGATCTGAAGGCCAAGTACCAGGGCGTGGCCCCGGCCAGCACCCGCGGCGAGGAATTCTTCGATCCGGGCGCGAAATACCATGTGCCGGGCAACACCCCGTACACCCGCTACTTCCTGGCGCGCATCCTGCAGTTCCAGTTCTACAAGGGCCTGTGCGATGCCGCCGGCTACAAGGGGCCGCTGCATGAGTGCACCTTCTACGGGAACAAGGTAGCCGGCCAGAAGTACTGGGCGATGCTGAGCAAGGGTGCCAGCCAGCCGTGGCAGGCCACGCTGAAGGAACTGACCGGCAGCGACAAGCTCGATGCGGGCCCGATGATCGAGTACTTCAGCCCGGTCAACGAATGGCTGAAGCAGCAGAACCAGGGCCAGATGTGCGGCTGGCAGGCCAGCGCGGCACCGGCAGCGAAATGA
- a CDS encoding multidrug effflux MFS transporter: MTAAVAPSTRRMALLLAGLAMFGPFSIDTIFPAFPQLAQRLAVDEVAVQQTISVYLLFYALMSLAHGPLSDAWGRKRVILAGLVVFIGASVGCALSTDLTTLLVFRALQGLSAGVGMIVGRAVIRDLYHGHDAQRLMSQVSMLFGIAPAIAPIIGGWILLSGAGWPLIFWFLVAFSLLLLVCTARFMPETHPVEARMPLSPRGLLRDYVRIGFNPRFLRLALAGSINFGGIFLYIASAPVFVMQHLHLGEGGFAWLFIPTIGGMTAGSFLSGRMAGRTAPTRQIAIGFTLCAVSVLLNVGYVALAPQFALPWAVLPIFLGGMGMALIFPILALAVLDMYPHQRGLASSLQAFIQLMISTVVAGLVSPLLSGTPLHLALGQAGFFAAGFVFWYWEHRRERALQAVATGR, translated from the coding sequence ATGACCGCCGCTGTTGCCCCTTCCACCCGACGCATGGCCCTGCTGCTGGCAGGCCTGGCGATGTTCGGCCCGTTCTCGATCGACACCATCTTCCCGGCCTTCCCGCAGCTGGCCCAGCGCCTGGCAGTGGATGAAGTGGCCGTGCAGCAGACCATCAGCGTCTACCTGCTGTTCTACGCGCTGATGAGCCTGGCGCACGGGCCGCTGTCCGATGCCTGGGGCCGCAAGCGGGTGATCCTCGCCGGCCTGGTGGTGTTCATCGGTGCCTCCGTCGGCTGCGCACTGTCCACCGACCTGACCACGCTGCTGGTGTTCCGCGCGCTGCAGGGCCTGTCGGCCGGCGTCGGCATGATCGTCGGCCGTGCGGTCATCCGCGATCTCTACCACGGCCACGACGCGCAGCGGCTGATGAGCCAGGTGTCGATGCTGTTCGGCATCGCCCCGGCCATTGCGCCGATCATCGGTGGCTGGATCCTGCTCAGCGGCGCCGGCTGGCCGCTGATTTTCTGGTTCCTGGTGGCGTTCTCGCTGCTGCTGCTGGTCTGCACCGCACGCTTCATGCCCGAAACCCATCCGGTGGAAGCGCGCATGCCGCTGTCGCCGCGTGGGCTGCTGCGCGATTACGTGCGCATCGGCTTCAATCCGCGTTTCCTGCGCCTGGCGCTGGCCGGCAGCATCAATTTCGGCGGCATCTTCCTGTACATCGCCTCGGCGCCCGTGTTCGTGATGCAGCACCTGCACCTCGGTGAGGGCGGTTTCGCCTGGCTGTTCATTCCCACCATCGGTGGCATGACGGCAGGCTCGTTCCTGTCCGGTCGCATGGCCGGGCGCACCGCGCCCACCCGCCAGATCGCCATCGGCTTCACCCTGTGCGCGGTGTCGGTGCTGCTCAACGTGGGCTACGTGGCACTGGCGCCGCAGTTCGCCCTGCCGTGGGCGGTGCTGCCGATCTTCCTGGGCGGCATGGGCATGGCGCTGATCTTCCCGATCCTGGCCCTGGCCGTGCTGGACATGTACCCGCACCAGCGCGGCCTGGCGTCCTCGCTGCAGGCGTTCATCCAGCTGATGATCAGCACCGTGGTGGCCGGCCTGGTCTCCCCGCTGCTGAGCGGCACCCCGCTGCATCTGGCGCTGGGCCAGGCCGGCTTCTTCGCCGCCGGGTTCGTATTCTGGTACTGGGAACACCGCCGCGAGCGCGCCCTGCAGGCCGTGGCCACGGGCCGCTGA
- the gcvP gene encoding aminomethyl-transferring glycine dehydrogenase, whose protein sequence is MSQNTPSLRELEHHSAFVERHIGPNDAEIAQMLDVVGHASLDAMTDAIVPARIKSPAPLALPESMTEVQALAKIRAIADKNTVLRSFIGQGYYGTHTPNVILRNILENPAWYTAYTPYQAEISQGRMEALINFQTLCADLTGMEIANASLLDEATAAAEAMTLAKRSAKSKSDTFFVHDAVHPQTLELLRTRAEPMGIVLRVGTPAEALEAEAFGLLLQYPDTFGQVGDYKALVDAVHARGGLVAVATDLLALTLLAAPGEWGADIVVGNSQRFGVPFGFGGPHAAFMACRDAYKRSMPGRLIGVSIDAEGKPAYRLTLQTREQHIRREKATSNICTAQVLLAVMASMYAVYHGPEGLARIARRTHRLASILAASLRSAGVQVGGDFFDTLHITGVHADEVHAKARAAGYNLRAIDSDSVGISLDETATRADIVALAAVFGAQADVDALDASTADELPAGLLRQSAFLTHPVFNTHHSEHELLRYLRSLADKDLAMDRTMIPLGSCTMKLNATAEMIPVTWPEFSQIHPLVPADQALGYKELIESLEAMLVECTGYDAVSLQPNSGAQGEYAGLLAIRAYHRSRGEGHRDICLIPDSAHGTNPASAQMCGMKVVVTKTDANGNVDVEDIRVNAEKYSDRLAAIMITYPSTHGVFEEEVVEICEIIHQHGGQVYTDGANMNALVGVAKPGKWGSDVSHLNLHKTFCIPHGGGGPGVGPCAVKEHLAPFLPGKLGDNGPVGMVSAASFGSASILPISWMYIAMMGSEGLRKATQVAQLNANYIAKRLAPHFRTLYTGRNGLVAHECILDVRPLEKTSGIGAEDVAKRLIDFGFHAPTLSFPVAGTLMVEPTESESLHELDRFIDAMIQIREEIRAIEDGRLDREDNPLKNAPHTATAVTASEWTHAYPRELAAFPLPSLKLQKYWPPVARVDNVYGDKNVMCACIPVDAYKDDEVEA, encoded by the coding sequence ATGTCCCAGAACACCCCCTCCCTGCGCGAGCTCGAGCACCATTCGGCGTTCGTCGAGCGCCACATCGGCCCCAACGATGCCGAGATCGCGCAGATGCTCGACGTCGTCGGCCATGCGTCGCTGGATGCGATGACCGATGCCATCGTGCCGGCCAGGATCAAGTCGCCCGCACCGCTGGCGCTGCCGGAATCGATGACCGAAGTGCAGGCGCTGGCGAAGATCCGCGCGATCGCCGACAAGAACACCGTGCTGCGCAGCTTCATCGGCCAGGGCTACTACGGTACGCACACGCCGAACGTCATCCTGCGCAACATCCTGGAAAACCCGGCCTGGTACACCGCCTACACCCCGTACCAGGCGGAGATCTCGCAGGGCCGCATGGAAGCGCTGATCAACTTCCAGACCCTGTGTGCCGACCTGACCGGCATGGAAATCGCCAACGCCTCGCTGCTGGACGAAGCCACCGCCGCCGCTGAAGCGATGACCCTGGCCAAGCGTTCGGCCAAGTCGAAGTCGGACACCTTCTTCGTGCACGACGCCGTGCACCCGCAGACGCTGGAACTGCTGCGCACCCGCGCCGAGCCGATGGGCATCGTGCTGCGCGTGGGCACCCCGGCCGAAGCGCTGGAAGCGGAGGCCTTCGGCCTGCTGCTGCAGTACCCGGACACCTTCGGCCAGGTGGGCGACTACAAGGCCCTGGTCGATGCCGTGCACGCACGCGGCGGCCTGGTGGCCGTGGCCACCGACCTGCTGGCCCTGACCCTGCTGGCCGCCCCCGGCGAATGGGGCGCGGACATCGTGGTCGGCAACAGCCAGCGCTTCGGCGTGCCGTTCGGTTTCGGCGGCCCGCACGCAGCGTTCATGGCCTGCCGTGACGCCTACAAGCGCTCGATGCCGGGCCGCCTGATCGGCGTGTCCATCGACGCCGAAGGCAAGCCGGCCTACCGCCTGACCCTGCAGACCCGCGAGCAGCACATCCGCCGCGAGAAGGCCACCTCCAACATCTGCACCGCGCAGGTGCTGCTGGCGGTGATGGCCTCGATGTACGCCGTCTACCACGGTCCGGAAGGCCTGGCCCGCATCGCGCGCCGTACCCACCGCCTGGCCTCGATCCTGGCCGCATCGCTGCGCAGCGCCGGCGTGCAGGTCGGTGGCGACTTCTTCGACACCCTGCACATCACCGGCGTGCACGCCGATGAGGTCCACGCCAAGGCCCGCGCGGCCGGCTACAACCTGCGCGCGATCGACAGCGATTCGGTGGGCATCAGCCTGGACGAGACCGCCACCCGCGCCGACATCGTCGCCCTCGCCGCCGTGTTCGGTGCACAGGCCGATGTGGACGCACTGGATGCCAGCACCGCCGACGAACTGCCGGCCGGCCTGCTGCGCCAGTCCGCGTTCCTCACCCACCCGGTGTTCAACACCCACCACAGCGAGCACGAACTGCTGCGCTACCTGCGTTCGCTGGCCGACAAGGACCTGGCGATGGACCGCACGATGATCCCGCTGGGCTCGTGCACCATGAAGCTCAACGCCACCGCCGAGATGATCCCGGTGACCTGGCCGGAGTTCTCGCAGATCCATCCGCTGGTGCCGGCTGACCAGGCGCTGGGCTACAAGGAACTGATCGAGTCGCTGGAAGCGATGCTGGTCGAGTGCACCGGCTACGACGCGGTGAGCCTGCAGCCGAACTCCGGCGCGCAGGGCGAATACGCCGGCCTGCTGGCAATCCGCGCCTACCACCGCTCGCGCGGTGAGGGCCACCGTGATATCTGCCTGATTCCGGATTCGGCGCACGGCACCAACCCGGCCTCGGCGCAGATGTGCGGCATGAAGGTCGTGGTGACCAAGACCGACGCCAACGGCAACGTCGATGTCGAAGACATCCGCGTCAACGCCGAGAAGTACAGCGACCGCCTGGCCGCGATCATGATCACCTACCCGTCCACGCACGGCGTGTTCGAGGAAGAGGTGGTCGAGATCTGCGAGATCATCCACCAGCATGGCGGCCAGGTGTACACCGACGGCGCCAACATGAACGCCCTGGTGGGCGTGGCCAAGCCGGGCAAGTGGGGTTCGGACGTTTCGCACCTGAACCTGCACAAGACCTTCTGCATTCCGCACGGCGGCGGCGGCCCGGGCGTCGGCCCGTGCGCGGTGAAGGAACACCTGGCACCGTTCCTGCCGGGCAAGCTGGGCGACAACGGCCCGGTCGGCATGGTCAGCGCCGCCAGCTTTGGCAGCGCCTCGATCCTGCCGATCAGCTGGATGTACATCGCCATGATGGGCAGCGAAGGCCTGCGCAAGGCCACCCAGGTGGCCCAGCTCAACGCCAACTACATCGCCAAGCGCCTGGCCCCGCACTTCAGGACCCTGTATACCGGCCGCAACGGCCTGGTGGCGCATGAGTGCATCCTCGACGTGCGCCCGCTGGAGAAGACCAGCGGCATCGGTGCCGAGGACGTGGCCAAGCGCCTGATCGACTTCGGCTTCCATGCCCCGACGCTGAGCTTCCCGGTGGCCGGTACGCTGATGGTCGAGCCGACCGAAAGCGAATCGCTGCACGAACTGGACCGCTTCATCGACGCGATGATCCAGATCCGCGAGGAAATCCGCGCGATCGAAGACGGCCGACTGGACCGCGAGGACAACCCGCTGAAGAACGCGCCGCACACCGCGACCGCCGTGACCGCCAGCGAGTGGACCCACGCCTACCCGCGCGAACTGGCGGCCTTCCCGCTGCCCAGCCTGAAGCTGCAGAAGTACTGGCCGCCGGTGGCCCGCGTCGACAACGTGTACGGCGACAAGAACGTGATGTGCGCCT